A region of Natribaculum luteum DNA encodes the following proteins:
- the cobT gene encoding nicotinate mononucleotide-dependent phosphoribosyltransferase CobT, producing the protein MRVVLATGTTETALIDGISAAGAAPELMAHTPSADAEIVVYGEPTAAPVTPVSPTGCPTPAAITRAVREVVGFDVAILDAGLAKPTAAPTVDLGANPGEDVREPTAVPDAATIFDRAYDYGASLPDEEVLIGETIPGGTTTALGVLTALGEPLGVSSSLPENPLERKRAVVDEALAASDLASGDCAGDPFAAVESVGDPVQAAVAGVSAGALERGASVTLAGGTQLVAVSALLRHADVDGPLTLATTSFVADDPGVDLETAAERFDLEVVATDPGFEQSEHVAMERYCAGEAKEGVAMGGTLSLVPDGKLGAVRDRLEAVCDRLGIDADGGPTGADGDDGA; encoded by the coding sequence ATGCGAGTAGTGCTGGCGACGGGGACGACGGAGACGGCGCTGATCGACGGCATCAGCGCGGCGGGTGCGGCCCCCGAACTGATGGCGCACACGCCGTCGGCCGACGCCGAAATCGTCGTCTACGGCGAACCGACCGCCGCACCGGTGACGCCCGTCAGCCCGACCGGCTGTCCGACGCCCGCGGCGATCACCCGGGCGGTGCGCGAGGTGGTCGGCTTCGACGTGGCGATCCTCGACGCCGGCCTCGCGAAACCGACGGCCGCCCCGACGGTCGACCTCGGGGCGAATCCCGGCGAGGACGTCCGCGAACCGACGGCGGTGCCGGACGCGGCGACCATCTTCGACCGCGCGTACGACTACGGCGCGAGCCTCCCCGACGAGGAGGTGCTGATCGGCGAGACGATCCCGGGCGGCACGACGACGGCCCTCGGCGTCCTCACCGCCCTCGGCGAACCGCTCGGCGTCTCCTCGTCGCTCCCCGAGAACCCGCTCGAGCGAAAACGGGCGGTCGTCGACGAGGCGCTGGCGGCCAGCGACCTCGCATCGGGCGACTGCGCCGGCGACCCGTTCGCGGCCGTCGAGAGTGTGGGCGACCCCGTCCAGGCCGCCGTGGCTGGCGTCTCCGCGGGTGCGCTCGAGCGCGGCGCGTCGGTGACGCTGGCCGGCGGCACGCAACTGGTCGCGGTGTCGGCGCTACTCCGGCACGCGGACGTCGACGGGCCGCTAACGCTCGCGACCACCTCGTTCGTCGCCGACGATCCGGGGGTCGACCTCGAGACCGCAGCAGAGCGGTTCGACCTCGAGGTCGTCGCCACCGACCCCGGCTTCGAGCAGAGCGAGCACGTGGCGATGGAACGCTACTGTGCCGGCGAGGCGAAAGAGGGCGTCGCGATGGGCGGGACGCTCTCGCTCGTTCCCGACGGAAAGTTGGGCGCGGTTCGGGATCGACTCGAGGCGGTCTGCGATCGGCTCGGCATCGACGCCGACGGCGGCCCGACGGGCGCGGACGGTGACGATGGAGCCTGA
- a CDS encoding threonine-phosphate decarboxylase, translating to MEPDAIRSGERVPHGGETDPAVLDFSANINPRYPDGVAEIYDMALGESRRYPDDDYPAYRDAAAEYVDCDPADVIPTPGGLAAIRLTLETVLEAGDEVLVPYPSFGEYAREVRLQGGSPFFVRYDELLGTDPGRYDLAIVCTPNNPTGEAADPNALAAFADRCVEGGTTLLVDEAFLGFTDLPSMAGREGVVVARSLTKLFGLPGLRAGFAVATGDLRDALETARPAWSLGTPAAAVGAHCMRAREFVRETRERVNRERDRMRAQLESRFRAYPSDAPYLLLEVGDRDVDDLLAHARGAGIALRDARTFRGLDSHVRVAVKDREANDRLLEVLCSA from the coding sequence ATGGAGCCTGACGCGATACGGTCGGGCGAGCGGGTCCCCCACGGCGGCGAGACGGACCCGGCAGTGCTCGACTTCAGCGCCAATATCAACCCGCGCTATCCCGACGGCGTCGCCGAAATCTACGACATGGCACTCGGAGAGTCGCGACGGTATCCCGACGACGACTACCCCGCATACCGCGATGCCGCAGCCGAATACGTCGACTGCGACCCGGCGGACGTGATCCCCACGCCCGGCGGCCTCGCCGCGATCCGGCTGACTCTCGAGACGGTCCTCGAGGCCGGCGACGAGGTCCTGGTGCCGTACCCGAGTTTCGGCGAGTACGCCCGCGAGGTTCGCCTGCAGGGTGGCTCGCCGTTTTTCGTCCGCTACGACGAACTGCTCGGCACCGATCCCGGCCGGTACGACCTGGCGATCGTCTGCACGCCGAACAACCCGACGGGCGAGGCGGCGGACCCGAACGCGCTCGCGGCGTTCGCGGATCGCTGCGTCGAGGGCGGAACGACCCTGCTGGTCGACGAGGCGTTCCTCGGGTTCACCGACCTGCCGTCGATGGCCGGCCGCGAGGGCGTCGTCGTCGCCCGGTCGCTGACGAAACTGTTCGGCCTCCCGGGGTTGCGAGCCGGCTTCGCCGTCGCGACCGGCGACCTCCGGGACGCACTCGAGACGGCGCGTCCCGCCTGGAGCCTCGGAACGCCGGCCGCCGCGGTCGGCGCACACTGCATGCGCGCCCGCGAGTTCGTCCGCGAGACGCGCGAGCGGGTCAACCGGGAGCGCGACCGGATGCGCGCGCAACTCGAGTCGCGGTTTCGCGCGTACCCATCCGACGCGCCGTACCTCCTGCTCGAGGTCGGGGATCGCGACGTCGACGACCTGCTCGCACACGCCCGCGGAGCGGGGATCGCGCTCCGGGACGCGCGGACGTTCCGCGGTCTGGACTCGCACGTCCGCGTCGCTGTGAAAGATCGCGAGGCGAACGACCGACTGCTCGAGGTGCTGTGCAGTGCGTGA
- a CDS encoding adenosylcobinamide amidohydrolase: MREIDYEASRVDGVLRVRRPGTEWLSTGWNGGRRESECVYNVSVPEGWTSDEIGEYVSDRLERAGFDADGPVLLTGVDLEHARGARCGPVTAYATAGVSNPAGLPMDPPGGELPNWDRTDGEPVGTVNLIVGTTRALGDGALANLLTVAAEAKATTLLAETGFPGTTTDAVVAGHDPDGPLEEFSGSATPVGAATRACVREALRAALASRYAETETAVPDSVSAATYGVSTDVRAEVFCPEREREGRVER; encoded by the coding sequence GTGCGTGAGATCGACTACGAGGCGTCGCGCGTCGACGGCGTCCTCCGGGTTCGACGGCCGGGCACGGAGTGGCTCTCGACCGGCTGGAACGGCGGTCGCCGGGAGAGTGAGTGCGTCTACAACGTCTCCGTGCCCGAGGGCTGGACCAGCGACGAGATCGGCGAGTACGTGTCCGACCGCCTCGAGCGGGCGGGATTCGACGCCGACGGGCCGGTCTTGCTGACCGGCGTCGACCTCGAGCACGCACGAGGAGCGCGCTGTGGTCCCGTCACGGCCTACGCGACGGCAGGCGTTTCGAATCCTGCAGGGCTGCCGATGGACCCGCCGGGCGGCGAGTTACCGAACTGGGATCGAACGGATGGCGAGCCAGTCGGCACGGTGAACCTGATCGTCGGAACGACGCGGGCGCTCGGAGACGGGGCACTCGCGAACCTGCTGACCGTCGCGGCGGAGGCGAAGGCGACGACCCTGCTGGCAGAAACCGGTTTTCCGGGGACCACGACTGACGCGGTCGTCGCCGGTCACGACCCCGACGGGCCGCTCGAGGAGTTCTCCGGGAGTGCGACGCCGGTCGGGGCGGCGACGCGAGCCTGCGTGCGCGAGGCGCTCCGGGCCGCACTCGCCTCGCGCTACGCGGAGACCGAAACGGCGGTCCCCGACTCCGTCTCGGCGGCGACCTACGGCGTCTCGACGGACGTGCGGGCCGAGGTGTTCTGCCCGGAACGCGAGCGCGAAGGCAGGGTCGAACGCTGA
- a CDS encoding CocE/NonD family hydrolase — protein MSDDEESTDSEPPIEPYRTDDYTHEAADGTDLAIRVFRPEGRSDLPTLLQRTPYGRPDDPEGLGVAARALDAGYAVAYEDTRGRGDSDGEFLPWVHEASDGAATVEWLADRLWSNGRVGMYGGSSPGQVQLFAAAERPDGLAAIAPMFSPSDLHQADFFQDGAMSAMTYVTWSLGQSVAGHTVDRLQEADRLDDETAAAAHDALEDALDRLEATTESRPLVDLPERVLEAVDLPAGLTPGDLVPHWDAWTTRPTYDEFWRSFDPEPEYDRIDVPGLHVTGWYELCQRGTVANYAGLRDRSPAPQHLVIGPWAHQNTSSEIGDLAFGEEASADAYGVWDLHMAFFDTYVRDEPRGPFASDGRLVETLRTTVADDGGDGEWTRHDDWPPTAARPERWFLRSDGTAATDLSDGRLERTPPSKFEPADAWTHDPTDPVPTRGGPLCCGDVEPGVYDQREIERREDVCTYTTPPLSDPIELAGPVCADLTVATDAPDTDFTAKLVHVTADGQAYNLCEGIRRARYRHGRDREVEVPDGPMFVRIDMWNVHHRVPAGDWLRLEVASSNAPRFDPHPGTTDPWLATDEDVRPARQQLFHEFDRESSLTVTRL, from the coding sequence ATGAGTGACGACGAGGAGTCGACAGACTCCGAACCCCCGATCGAGCCGTATCGCACCGACGACTACACCCACGAAGCAGCGGACGGGACGGACCTCGCGATTCGCGTGTTCCGCCCGGAAGGGCGAAGTGACCTGCCGACGCTTCTCCAGCGGACGCCGTACGGCCGGCCCGACGACCCCGAGGGGCTGGGCGTCGCCGCACGCGCGCTCGACGCCGGCTACGCGGTCGCGTACGAGGACACCCGCGGCCGGGGCGATAGCGACGGCGAATTCCTGCCCTGGGTCCACGAGGCGAGCGACGGCGCTGCGACCGTCGAGTGGCTGGCCGACCGCCTGTGGTCGAACGGCCGCGTCGGGATGTACGGCGGCTCGTCCCCTGGCCAGGTCCAGCTGTTCGCTGCCGCCGAGCGCCCCGATGGCCTGGCCGCGATCGCCCCGATGTTCTCCCCGAGCGACCTCCACCAGGCCGACTTCTTCCAGGACGGCGCGATGAGCGCGATGACCTACGTCACCTGGTCGCTCGGACAGTCCGTCGCCGGCCACACGGTCGACCGACTTCAGGAGGCCGATCGACTCGACGACGAGACCGCCGCGGCCGCACACGACGCCCTCGAGGACGCCCTCGACCGACTCGAGGCGACGACCGAGTCACGGCCGCTGGTCGACCTCCCGGAACGCGTCCTCGAGGCTGTCGACCTGCCGGCCGGCCTGACGCCGGGCGATCTCGTTCCCCACTGGGACGCCTGGACCACTCGGCCGACGTACGACGAGTTCTGGCGCTCGTTCGACCCGGAACCCGAGTACGACAGGATCGACGTCCCTGGACTCCACGTCACCGGCTGGTACGAACTCTGCCAGCGCGGAACCGTCGCCAACTACGCCGGGTTGCGCGACCGCTCGCCCGCACCCCAGCACCTCGTGATCGGGCCGTGGGCACACCAGAATACCTCGAGCGAGATCGGCGACCTCGCCTTCGGCGAAGAGGCGAGCGCCGACGCGTACGGCGTCTGGGACCTCCACATGGCGTTTTTCGACACGTACGTCCGCGACGAGCCCCGCGGTCCCTTCGCGAGCGACGGACGACTGGTCGAGACGCTCCGCACGACGGTCGCCGACGACGGGGGCGATGGCGAGTGGACGAGACACGACGACTGGCCGCCGACGGCTGCCCGACCGGAACGCTGGTTCCTGCGAAGCGACGGGACCGCCGCGACCGACCTCTCGGACGGTCGACTCGAGCGGACGCCGCCGTCGAAGTTCGAACCGGCGGACGCCTGGACGCACGATCCGACCGATCCAGTTCCAACTCGCGGCGGTCCGCTTTGCTGTGGCGACGTCGAGCCCGGCGTCTACGACCAGCGCGAGATCGAACGGCGCGAGGACGTGTGCACCTACACCACGCCGCCGCTTTCGGACCCGATCGAACTCGCCGGCCCGGTGTGCGCCGACCTGACGGTCGCCACGGACGCACCGGACACCGACTTCACGGCGAAACTCGTCCACGTGACGGCCGACGGCCAGGCGTACAACCTCTGTGAAGGGATTCGACGGGCACGATATCGACACGGCCGCGACCGCGAGGTCGAAGTTCCCGACGGGCCAATGTTCGTCCGCATCGACATGTGGAACGTCCACCACCGCGTTCCCGCCGGCGACTGGCTCAGACTCGAGGTCGCGAGCAGCAACGCTCCCCGGTTCGATCCACACCCCGGAACGACGGACCCGTGGCTGGCGACCGACGAGGACGTCCGACCGGCCCGGCAGCAGTTGTTCCACGAGTTCGACCGCGAAAGTTCGCTGACGGTAACTCGCCTGTAG